A genomic window from Phormidium ambiguum IAM M-71 includes:
- a CDS encoding formylglycine-generating enzyme family protein, giving the protein MVKLVINREKRTAKYFIEDLGNGVGLEMVLIPGGSFMMGSPEDEIGHRDNESPQHLVTINPFCMGKYPVTQAQWKAVATLPQVKQELNPDPSNFKGDNRPVERISWYDAEEFCARLSQKSTRECRLPSEAEWEYACRAGTATPFHFGETITTDLANYNGNYTYGSGVEGIDRQETTPVGNFDVANAFGLYDMHGNVWEWCADHWHDDYEEGPDNGSIWLSSNERSRRVLRGGSWYFNPGYCRAAVRYHYNPSNNNNNIGFRVVCGAAWIQ; this is encoded by the coding sequence ATGGTAAAACTAGTTATTAATCGTGAGAAACGAACAGCAAAGTATTTTATTGAAGACCTGGGCAATGGAGTTGGACTAGAAATGGTTTTGATTCCAGGGGGTAGTTTTATGATGGGTTCGCCAGAAGATGAAATCGGACATCGAGATAATGAAAGTCCTCAGCATTTAGTAACCATCAACCCTTTTTGTATGGGTAAATATCCTGTCACCCAAGCCCAATGGAAAGCCGTAGCAACTTTACCTCAAGTTAAACAAGAGCTTAACCCAGACCCTTCTAACTTCAAAGGTGATAATCGTCCTGTAGAGCGTATTTCTTGGTACGATGCAGAGGAATTTTGCGCTAGATTATCCCAGAAAAGCACGCGAGAATGCCGCCTTCCCTCGGAAGCTGAGTGGGAATATGCCTGTCGTGCGGGAACTGCTACACCCTTTCACTTTGGGGAAACAATTACAACAGATTTAGCGAACTACAATGGCAACTATACTTATGGCTCTGGTGTCGAAGGAATTGACCGTCAAGAAACAACGCCCGTAGGCAACTTCGATGTAGCCAATGCTTTTGGACTATACGATATGCACGGCAATGTTTGGGAATGGTGTGCTGACCACTGGCATGATGATTACGAAGAAGGACCTGATAATGGGAGTATATGGTTATCTAGCAATGAACGCTCAAGAAGGGTGCTGCGCGGTGGTTCTTGGTACTTCAATCCTGGGTATTGCCGTGCGGCGGTTCGCTATCACTACAATCCGAGCAACAACAACAACAATATCGGTTTTCGAGTTGTTTGTGGTGCTGCATGGATTCAATAG
- a CDS encoding DUF58 domain-containing protein: MNRFIYRFFHFSYALEQSRRRRLTTQGLIILLCLIISAVLGLDTTQNMTYQIFTFLLSILIVSIVTSRFFAFRFSAVRVLPRFATVGVKLKYRIVIQNKTNKIQNNLKLLESFADPRPTFKEFSETPEPNEEKHNSFDKYYYRWLWLIARKRVATAKAIELPALLPNSKTEVIYEITPDYRGVIRFADLTITRSDPFGLFNACVTNYLPQSLLVLPKLYNLPPIKLPGLRRYQSGGVALASSVGDSEEFRSLREYRPGDPMRKIHWKSWAKVGKPIVKEEQDEFFVRHALILDTFQDIKYSEILEEAIAIASSLACEVQTQESLLDLMFVGHEAYCFTFGRGLSHTDKMLEILASVVACRDKTFDSIIPVVMERISLLSGCICIFLTWDESRQKLVNYLKGMGIHTLVLIILEQEAESFDAKSLTDKLATFHVLKLGKIQEDLMKI; encoded by the coding sequence ATGAACCGTTTTATCTATCGATTTTTTCATTTCAGTTATGCGCTAGAACAATCCCGTCGGCGACGATTAACAACTCAAGGATTGATAATACTATTATGCCTAATTATCTCTGCCGTTCTTGGCTTAGATACCACGCAAAACATGACTTATCAAATATTTACTTTCCTCTTGTCAATTCTGATCGTATCAATAGTTACGAGTCGTTTTTTTGCATTTCGTTTTAGTGCGGTGCGGGTATTACCTCGATTTGCAACTGTTGGGGTAAAACTAAAATACCGAATTGTCATTCAGAATAAAACTAATAAGATTCAAAATAATCTCAAACTATTAGAAAGTTTTGCCGACCCCCGCCCAACTTTTAAAGAATTTAGCGAGACTCCAGAACCAAATGAAGAAAAGCACAATTCATTCGATAAATACTATTATCGCTGGCTTTGGTTAATTGCAAGAAAACGAGTTGCTACAGCTAAAGCAATAGAGTTACCTGCACTTCTACCCAACAGTAAAACCGAAGTTATTTATGAAATAACGCCTGATTACCGAGGTGTAATTCGGTTTGCAGATTTAACAATTACTCGCTCAGATCCATTCGGTTTATTTAATGCTTGTGTCACCAATTATTTACCCCAATCTTTATTAGTTTTACCCAAACTATACAACCTTCCACCGATTAAACTGCCCGGTTTAAGGAGATATCAATCTGGTGGTGTAGCCTTAGCTTCATCTGTAGGAGATTCAGAGGAATTTAGGTCTTTACGAGAGTATCGTCCGGGAGATCCAATGCGAAAAATTCACTGGAAAAGTTGGGCAAAAGTTGGTAAACCAATTGTTAAAGAAGAACAGGATGAGTTCTTCGTTAGACACGCTTTAATTTTAGATACTTTTCAAGATATTAAGTATAGCGAAATATTAGAAGAAGCAATTGCGATCGCATCTTCCCTAGCCTGTGAAGTCCAAACCCAAGAATCCTTATTAGACCTAATGTTTGTCGGACATGAAGCTTATTGTTTTACCTTTGGTAGAGGGTTAAGCCATACAGATAAAATGTTAGAAATCCTCGCTTCTGTTGTTGCTTGTAGGGATAAAACTTTCGATTCAATTATCCCCGTAGTTATGGAGAGAATTTCTTTATTAAGTGGCTGTATTTGTATCTTCTTAACTTGGGACGAATCACGTCAAAAATTAGTTAATTACCTTAAAGGGATGGGTATTCATACTTTAGTATTGATTATTCTTGAACAGGAAGCAGAAAGTTTTGATGCTAAATCTCTAACTGACAAATTAGCAACTTTTCATGTTTTAAAGTTGGGTAAAATCCAAGAGGACTTAATGAAAATATGA
- a CDS encoding SAV_2336 N-terminal domain-related protein, whose protein sequence is MMQATNSFGIAAFSKLLKKVEIDLDAEQIADLLWLALQMEEVKVTPTSETQIVEPETPIEIETSDSQPTKPTPAKPPVSQPSASVYLPPTSKGSEQKQNKNLSEGIKFKAPTAPALRQPLALARALRPLMRKVPSQIKTVLDEEETVTQIAEKRVWTPVLKPAPERWLDVALVVEETSSTVIWREIIAEFQKLIELQGAFRYVRTWSLKADEDGEIKLFNKGNFLGNKQRYRSEKELLEPTGRRLVLLVSDCISPLWRQGKIHKFLKRLSNAQPLAIVQLLPEKLWVRTALGAGFPVQLSALLPGVANNQLIIDGLPVWEEVNTANAVTLPVITLEPDSLKQWSRVVAGIGSTRSAGILFDLSLVASLTQTALTNNEPLSPADLVKRFRTTASTTARRLAGLMAVVPVSLPVVYLIQETMLKESMQVHVAEVFMSGLLRPISSEDSHGKPEIIQYEFVEGVRELLIDSVPIPDIEDVLKAVSQYIARKLGFSIKSFVALLSLQDDWDTATKQEVLPFAQITTQVLRRMGREYAALALQLERKHSEQQEVLIDGQFPPIQTFEFEVATITIETETSLDIDLQPFEFEVVTIVPKQTDWLERELTINRSRQQARNFKEDLGNGVLLEMVAIPEGTFLMGSPENEKMRNESESPQHEVTVKAFFMGKYPVTQAQWKAVAALPQINQELDSNPSFFRDSNLPVQTVSWYDAVEFCARLSQLTGKTYRLPSEAEWEYACRAGTTTPFHFGETITPELANYDCNYVYDNDHKRNPRKRTTPVGSFGVANTFGLYDMHGNVWEWCADHWHGGYKGAPDDGSIWLSGGSSDRLLRGGSWYSDLESCRSACRNHYDAGYSNNGIGFRVVCAAG, encoded by the coding sequence ATGATGCAAGCAACCAATTCTTTCGGTATAGCTGCATTTTCCAAACTGTTGAAAAAGGTCGAAATAGACTTGGATGCGGAACAAATTGCAGACCTTCTCTGGCTAGCACTACAAATGGAAGAAGTTAAGGTAACTCCAACTTCTGAAACGCAAATTGTAGAACCGGAAACACCCATTGAAATAGAAACTTCTGATTCTCAGCCCACAAAGCCAACACCTGCTAAACCTCCAGTCTCTCAACCTTCGGCATCTGTTTATCTTCCTCCAACTTCTAAAGGGAGTGAACAAAAACAGAACAAAAATCTATCTGAAGGCATCAAATTTAAAGCCCCCACAGCCCCAGCATTACGTCAGCCTTTAGCTTTAGCACGGGCGCTACGTCCTTTGATGCGTAAGGTGCCTTCTCAAATTAAAACAGTTTTGGATGAGGAAGAAACGGTAACGCAAATTGCCGAAAAAAGGGTTTGGACACCAGTATTAAAACCAGCACCAGAAAGATGGTTGGATGTTGCTTTAGTAGTTGAAGAAACTAGTTCCACTGTTATATGGCGAGAAATAATTGCGGAATTTCAAAAACTGATTGAATTACAAGGGGCATTTCGATATGTCCGTACTTGGAGTTTAAAAGCGGATGAAGATGGCGAAATCAAACTGTTTAATAAGGGAAATTTTTTAGGAAATAAGCAAAGATATCGTAGTGAAAAAGAATTATTAGAGCCGACTGGTAGACGTTTAGTATTATTGGTAAGTGATTGCATTTCTCCCCTGTGGAGACAAGGCAAAATTCATAAATTTTTAAAGCGTTTGTCTAATGCACAACCTTTAGCAATTGTTCAATTATTACCAGAAAAATTGTGGGTGCGAACTGCTTTAGGTGCTGGTTTTCCTGTACAGTTGAGTGCTTTATTACCAGGTGTAGCAAATAATCAGTTAATTATTGATGGTTTACCTGTTTGGGAAGAAGTAAATACTGCTAATGCTGTTACTTTACCTGTGATTACATTAGAGCCTGATTCTTTAAAACAATGGTCGCGGGTAGTAGCTGGAATAGGAAGTACTCGTAGCGCTGGAATTTTATTTGATTTATCTTTAGTTGCTTCTTTAACTCAAACTGCATTAACAAATAATGAGCCACTTTCACCAGCAGATTTAGTTAAAAGATTTCGCACAACTGCATCGACTACAGCAAGGCGTTTGGCAGGGTTAATGGCAGTAGTTCCGGTTAGTTTACCTGTGGTTTATCTGATTCAAGAAACCATGCTCAAAGAGTCAATGCAGGTTCATGTTGCTGAAGTATTTATGAGTGGGCTTTTACGTCCTATTAGCTCTGAGGATTCTCATGGTAAACCGGAAATTATTCAGTATGAATTTGTCGAAGGAGTCAGAGAATTACTCATAGATTCTGTTCCCATTCCTGATATTGAAGATGTACTAAAGGCAGTTTCTCAATACATCGCCCGAAAACTGGGGTTTTCAATTAAAAGTTTTGTGGCTTTATTATCACTTCAAGATGATTGGGATACTGCTACAAAGCAGGAAGTGTTGCCTTTTGCCCAGATAACAACTCAGGTTCTTCGGCGTATGGGTAGAGAGTATGCTGCTTTAGCTCTTCAATTGGAACGGAAGCATTCGGAACAACAAGAAGTTTTGATTGATGGTCAATTTCCACCCATACAAACTTTTGAATTTGAAGTGGCAACTATCACAATTGAAACTGAGACATCACTAGATATTGATTTACAACCTTTTGAATTTGAAGTAGTAACAATTGTACCAAAACAGACAGATTGGTTGGAAAGAGAATTGACAATTAACCGAAGTCGCCAACAAGCAAGGAATTTTAAAGAAGATTTAGGTAATGGAGTTCTATTAGAAATGGTAGCCATTCCTGAAGGCACTTTTTTAATGGGTTCGCCCGAAAATGAAAAGATGCGAAATGAATCAGAAAGTCCTCAACATGAAGTAACTGTCAAAGCCTTTTTTATGGGCAAATATCCTGTTACTCAAGCCCAGTGGAAAGCTGTAGCTGCTTTACCTCAAATTAATCAAGAACTTGACTCAAATCCATCCTTTTTCAGAGACAGTAATCTTCCTGTACAAACTGTTTCTTGGTACGATGCAGTGGAATTTTGCGCTAGATTATCCCAATTAACTGGCAAAACCTACCGTTTACCTAGTGAAGCAGAATGGGAATACGCCTGTCGTGCTGGTACAACTACACCTTTTCACTTCGGTGAAACAATTACACCTGAATTGGCAAATTACGACTGTAACTATGTTTACGATAATGATCACAAGAGAAATCCTCGGAAAAGAACCACACCCGTTGGTAGCTTTGGAGTAGCCAATACTTTTGGATTATATGATATGCACGGTAATGTTTGGGAGTGGTGCGCCGACCACTGGCATGGTGGTTATAAAGGCGCACCTGATGATGGAAGTATATGGTTGAGCGGTGGAAGCTCAGACAGGCTGTTGCGCGGTGGTTCGTGGTACTCTGATCTTGAAAGCTGCCGTTCGGCTTGTCGCAACCACTACGATGCTGGCTACAGTAACAACGGTATCGGTTTTCGAGTTGTCTGTGCTGCGGGGTGA
- a CDS encoding transglutaminase-like domain-containing protein, with protein sequence MNTPPLLIGAALIFWGWQTGLWLFAIPMAVIIEVARFISWRWEFSAKDVRRVANLCLIILISLFIYLFIQNPSFYFVYTLLQWLPVVLFPLLILQTYSVDEYIHAESLFLLFKSEKSKENKQLNININYPYFAICILSASNANSANISFYLGMLLLIAIALYSMRSKRFPPLVWLCLLLTAGSIGFIGQIGLHQLHLSLENHVVIWLGDGSELSTNSAKKQTNIGDIGVLKRSNEIVLRVATENQQTPPRLLSEATYNKYKSSIWVAAKPNFTVIKPEANGTTWNLGNQPANSSKITIYTNLRGGQGLLTLPDGTFKINELAVNQLEKNKFGGVKVAGKANDITYQAYFNNQLSLDNPPTAEDLEIPNQEKPALNQILNQLNITGKSPPEIVNSVDIFFLKNFTYSLQLTGKDNYATPISTFLLKNRAGHCEYFATATTLLLRAAGIPARYAVGYSVHEFSNLEKQYIVRSRHAHAWTMVYLDGKWQVLDTTPADWTNIEDAAASKLSLITDFWSLLSFKISQFLRNNSELKYVWWLIFPLVFILIWRFGQQKGARRISKPKKALKPSVKSELVKKNSEIDLIEKALSDLGLNRNPAESWKNWINRLKKDSIAGDLVDDIVPIIELYYRDRFDPAGIKENEKTILKSAIEAWLDKHHRAY encoded by the coding sequence ATGAACACTCCTCCACTGCTGATTGGTGCAGCTTTAATATTTTGGGGATGGCAAACAGGACTGTGGCTTTTTGCTATTCCAATGGCTGTGATTATTGAAGTTGCTCGATTCATTTCTTGGCGTTGGGAGTTCTCTGCTAAAGATGTTCGTCGCGTTGCTAATTTATGTTTAATTATTCTGATTTCTCTATTTATTTATCTGTTCATTCAAAACCCTTCATTTTACTTTGTTTATACGCTTTTACAGTGGCTTCCGGTTGTCCTGTTTCCACTTTTGATTTTGCAAACTTACTCGGTAGATGAATATATTCATGCCGAATCGCTTTTTTTGTTATTCAAAAGTGAAAAATCAAAAGAAAATAAGCAGTTGAATATTAATATTAATTATCCCTATTTTGCCATTTGTATATTATCGGCTAGTAATGCTAATAGTGCGAATATATCTTTCTATTTGGGGATGTTGTTATTAATAGCGATCGCATTATATTCGATGCGTTCCAAAAGATTTCCCCCTTTAGTTTGGCTGTGTTTATTACTAACTGCTGGAAGTATAGGATTTATCGGACAAATTGGATTGCATCAACTTCATTTAAGTTTAGAAAATCATGTAGTTATATGGTTGGGTGATGGTAGCGAACTATCAACAAATTCAGCTAAGAAGCAAACAAATATTGGAGATATTGGCGTATTAAAGCGATCGAACGAAATCGTCTTAAGAGTCGCCACTGAAAATCAACAAACTCCCCCTAGATTGCTCAGTGAAGCAACTTATAATAAATACAAATCTTCTATTTGGGTAGCAGCTAAACCTAACTTTACTGTTATCAAACCTGAAGCAAATGGTACGACTTGGAATTTAGGAAATCAACCAGCTAATAGTTCTAAAATTACTATTTATACTAACCTGCGTGGAGGTCAAGGTTTATTAACCTTACCAGATGGAACATTTAAAATAAATGAATTAGCAGTTAATCAACTAGAAAAAAACAAGTTTGGCGGGGTGAAAGTAGCAGGAAAAGCTAATGATATTACTTACCAAGCTTATTTTAATAACCAACTTTCTTTGGATAATCCACCAACCGCAGAAGATTTAGAAATACCCAATCAAGAAAAACCAGCACTTAATCAAATTCTTAACCAACTGAATATTACAGGAAAATCACCACCAGAAATAGTAAACAGCGTAGATATATTTTTTCTCAAAAATTTTACTTATTCCCTGCAATTAACAGGAAAAGATAATTATGCAACACCTATATCAACATTTTTACTAAAAAATCGTGCCGGACATTGTGAATACTTTGCAACTGCAACTACACTTTTATTGCGTGCAGCAGGTATTCCAGCGCGTTATGCTGTGGGATATTCAGTGCATGAGTTTAGTAATTTAGAAAAACAATATATTGTGCGAAGTCGTCATGCTCATGCTTGGACAATGGTATATTTAGACGGCAAATGGCAAGTTTTAGACACCACTCCTGCTGATTGGACAAATATTGAAGATGCAGCAGCTTCTAAATTATCATTGATAACTGATTTTTGGTCTTTGTTGAGCTTCAAAATTTCTCAATTTTTGAGAAATAATAGCGAATTAAAATATGTTTGGTGGTTAATCTTTCCTTTGGTATTTATTTTAATCTGGAGATTTGGACAACAAAAAGGTGCGCGGCGTATATCAAAACCAAAGAAAGCTTTAAAACCTTCTGTTAAGTCTGAGTTAGTTAAAAAGAATTCAGAAATTGATTTAATTGAAAAAGCTTTAAGTGATTTAGGATTAAATCGTAATCCTGCGGAATCTTGGAAGAATTGGATTAATAGACTGAAAAAAGATTCAATTGCAGGGGATTTAGTTGATGATATTGTACCGATTATTGAGCTTTATTACCGCGATCGCTTCGACCCAGCCGGAATTAAAGAGAATGAGAAAACTATCTTAAAATCTGCGATCGAAGCTTGGTTAGATAAACATCATCGCGCCTATTAG